Part of the Desulfobaculum bizertense DSM 18034 genome is shown below.
ATGCGCTCTTTCGTTCTCGTCGCTACCGCCGCTCCGAGCAGCGCATTTCCCTTCGGGCGCACGACATTCTCGATGCAATGTCTCTTTCTGACTATGCTCTCGAATTACCCAAGAATCTTCCCTATGGCTTGCAGCGGCGTGTTGAGATTGCCCGCGCTATGGCTCTCGATCCCAAGCTCCTCCTTTTGGACGAGCCTGCCGCTGGTCTTAATTCTTCGGATGTTGAGGATCTTATTCAGCTCATTCGCTGGATTCACGATGAGTTCAAGGTCACCATCTGGATGATTGAGCATCAGATGAAGGTCGTGATGAGTCTTTGCACAGAAATTCAGGTCATTGATTTTGGCGCAACCATTGCCGAGGGAACTCCAGAGCAGATTCGCTCTGATCCCGCCGTCATTAAAGCGTATTTGGGAGATGAGAATATCTGATGTTACTTTCTGTAGAAAATCTTCACGTTCGGTATGGGCGAATTGAGGCACTTCACGGTGTTTCCCTTTCCGTCGACCAAGGCGAAATTGTGACGCTTATCGGTTCCAATGGAGCGGGGAAATCTACCACGCTTCACTCCATTATGCGTCTCCCCCCGCCAGAAGGACCAACTGTGATTTCTGGAGACATTCGTTTCAATGGCAAGTCTCTTCTCAGTACGCCACCGCATCTTGTCGTCTCTTCTCTTCACATGGCGCTCGTTCCCGAAGGGCGTCATATTTTCGGGAACTTGACCGTGATGGAGAATCTCAGTCTCGCGACCTATGCGCGGAAGGATGACAAGGCCGCAAGTCGTGATCTCGATCGTGTCTTTGACCTTTTTCCCCGTCTTGCCGAGCGACGGAAGCAGCGTTCAGAGTCGCTTTCCGGCGGTGAGCAGCAGATGCTCGCGGTCGGCCGCGCCCTCATGTCAGGCTGTGAGGTCCTCCTTCTTGATGAGCCTTCCATGGGCCTTGCTCCGCTACTCATGTATGACATGTTTCGCGCCCTCAAAAAGCTGAATCAGGA
Proteins encoded:
- a CDS encoding ABC transporter ATP-binding protein; this translates as MLLSVENLHVRYGRIEALHGVSLSVDQGEIVTLIGSNGAGKSTTLHSIMRLPPPEGPTVISGDIRFNGKSLLSTPPHLVVSSLHMALVPEGRHIFGNLTVMENLSLATYARKDDKAASRDLDRVFDLFPRLAERRKQRSESLSGGEQQMLAVGRALMSGCEVLLLDEPSMGLAPLLMYDMFRALKKLNQDGMTILLIEQNARLALDFAHRGYVLDTGEIVAGGSSSELRSDSSVREAYLGGV
- a CDS encoding ABC transporter ATP-binding protein, translating into MSLLKIQGLTQKFGGLQAVSDFNLELSQGALAGLIGPNGAGKTTLFNLTSGFYQPTEGQILFNDRNTRGLKPHQVTGLGIARTFQNIRLWNDMTVFDNVRVAQHHALGYNLVDALFRSRRYRRSEQRISLRAHDILDAMSLSDYALELPKNLPYGLQRRVEIARAMALDPKLLLLDEPAAGLNSSDVEDLIQLIRWIHDEFKVTIWMIEHQMKVVMSLCTEIQVIDFGATIAEGTPEQIRSDPAVIKAYLGDENI